ttgtgaatcttagttttgacgAACCCCCTGTGCTGTTTCAATTTGTTTGCTGACACATCAAAATTATCATATCGTTGCGGGACCCCCTGTGCTGTCATAAAGACCCCCGGGGTCCACGAACCCCAGTTTGTAAAACCCTGTTCCAAATCATCGGTTCCTGACCTTTTACGATACATTTCCTTATTCTGAATCTTCTTATTCTCTCTAATCTTTGACGTTACTAACTCTGATGTAGGTATAATCTCACATAGAAATTTGCAGAATTAAATTTGTATGTGTTAATGGCGATTTGAGCTTTCTTTCATGTTAATTCAGttcaaatgtatatttaatGAATGTCCAGAACAATAATTAAACTAACTCATAGGCGATAACAACTGAGCACTTGACTACTAAGACGACTTGGATACTTCACCTTCACAGCTGGTCATGATCAGTCATCTGTGACTGATGACATCACGGGTCATGTTCAGCCATCGGGGAAAATGCTAGTTTTCATGAATACAATAATAATACAGTTGACATTTCAATCCCGAGTCAAAAACGGGTCTTTTGAGCCCGAAATCAGATCCATCACAATTAAGTCCCACTGGCATTCGACTCAAGCCAAATGAATTACTCAACTTCCTCTCTCCCCAACGCTTTTAGCTATACATTTCTGgatatatattttctattttgggTCAATAATGCAGTGAAAATTTGATAATTGCCAATCTCTATTTTTGCATAATTGtgttgcaaaattattttttaagaaaataatttcactttttcaaactttattgtgattttttatGTTAGACAGTAtgtaaaaattgcattttgatgtttttttgtgCGCTTAATCGTATTGCAGAAGTAAGTTCCGATTTTATTTGCAACCAATAATTCTTCAAATATTTGTATCTGCACTTTTTTTTGCTTCAAATCAGCATTCCTTCATTTTATTCCAAGTTTTCAAAGTTACATGTGACccgatatttcacccaaaattgTGCTGTTTCATTCTGattcatgggaacactttttatgaaaTCTGGGTAAACTCTGTTCAGATGTTTTATCTggtaaaacataaaatactgTATTTAGAATTCTTTCTACTTGAGATAAAATTCACTTTTGAGTTCCTAATCCTGTTCGTATTAAATCATTCGTACAAATATTTCCTGTACTCCAGaattatgtgcaccaagatggcaaacaccggaatgtagtatgtgtaccaggtcagggttaggccatgatttcaggtacaaatactacgggagtcacttggctagtcctcaaACTGGTAATAGACCTGAAATgatgaaattatggccttaccctaacctggtacacatactacgtcccggtgttcgccatcttggtgcacatacttctggaggtgcCGTATTTCCTGGctatatagcagtggttctcagaCAGTGGGGCGCGCACCACAAGGGGGCGTAGACACTTATTTGAGGGGGCGttaagctaattaaaaatattttggatatttacatttcataaTTGTTTGTAATTCTTTATTATGTACACTTATTTTCAAcgtgtattttgaataaaacatactttgccggtgctccagaagtatgtgcaccagatGCCGCACAACCTaattaccctaacctggtacacatactatgttcaggttgtgcgccatcttggtgcacatacttcgggagcactctTTCGCCTTACTAAGAGAACCACTGCTATTTTGAGTAAATTGTGTTCCCTTTTATCTATATTTCTCTGCAAAATCCAACtaatttgttatatttccaATTCTGTAgcagtttttttattcaattttatttggggGGCATTTCCTACTTGGTAGGTTACCAATAGCAACCAGATGATTAGAGGGAGTCCTTGTTCCAGTACTTGAGTGCTCTtttctcaatcttttttttttttgcaaaatagtgACTCGTTGCTTTTCCTTGTACTCTCATGCATTTCATGTCTGATTCCATGAGTGTCTTTGgcactcccaaagtatgtgcaccaagatagcgcacaactttaacctggtacacatactgtgtcccggctgtgcgccatcttggtgcacatacttcgcgAGTACCGTATTTTCTGACTGGCTATCCATTACCAGTCTTTAGATGCTTCTATTTTTTTGCCGAATCTCGACTCgttacaatttcatttttgtgctTTATTTTCTGATTTACCAATCCAatgtgaaatttatatatacacGTTCCAGTACTCGAGTGCTCTTTCCTcctttttttttgcaaaattgtgACTTGTTGCTTTACTTGTACTCACATGCATTTTAAGTCTGATTTCATAGGTATTTCCTGACtgcctagagcaggggtgggcaacatacggcccgcgacgagagATTTCGACCGGCCCGCTGAatgtacatcagtacattatgtgttttttggtctctattttttgtaaagtgtaaactttactttaaacgcgatttataactttctttcttgcatttAGTGAATagatatgtgattaagatattgaatactattcatgttataatccggcccgccgagaacttcattttcccacatctggcccgccgactagagaagttgcccaccccatGCCTAAAGGCAGATCTTTTTCCAGTCTTTAGATGCATCTATTTTTTTGCCGAATCTCGACTCgttacaatttcatttttgtgctTCATTTTCTGATTTAACGATTAAATCTAATGTAAAATTTCTATACAATATATCTTTGTAGCATCTCATAGTGTGGTTCATGGACACAACATTTGAAGGTTGgagctctcgaagtatgtgcaccaagatgacgcacaatctgaatatagtatgtgtactgggttagggttcaggttgtgtgccatcttggtgcacatacttcaggagcccctAAAGGTCTTACATGGAGTCAGAGTTTTACATGTCTCTGCAGTAGAATTCTCCAACAACAATTCCTAATGTGATGGGATGGAATTAATATTAATGATGTTGCCTTACGCCTCAATGAATGACagcaatattatataaaatactcTTTATTTACAGAACTGTATATAACAATCATTCGACTGGTCTGGAACAAATCgataaaaaatttcatgtcCGTGGGGAGGGGTTTCCCCCTTGTTTAAAGCATTTAATCTTCTGCAGCAGCTTCCCCCTCTTCTTCTCCTCCTTCCTCCCCTTTCAGTAATAGTTCTTCCTGTCTTCTCTGTTCATGAATATCTTCTGCTTCTGTGCGTTCTTCCCCTGCAAGTAGATTTATATTCTCAAGGTCGGGGGTATGTCAAGGTTGTGAGTATGTCAAGGTCGTGGGTGTGTCATGGGCGTGAGCAAGCTTGTGGAGTTTATGCCAGACTTCTAGCTtaagttgtttttatttttgtggctAGGTTTTCATTGCTATCAGAGCCGGTTGGTAAAGTACtcagagtcaaaattttgaattcttcgACTTTACGTTGAAGACAGTTTGATAAATGTCATACATCGCACAGAGAACAAATTGAGGAAGCACCCCAGCCCCGGTGAGATGTTCAATATAGATTACCCATCAGTTTCTACGCAAGCCTTGTTATATATGATTTCATAGTGATACTCTTAATTCGGATTGCAATAGAATTTGGTTTCATGGGCATATTGGCAGAGTTGTGAAGTCTTTCTGTTTGCTTTCTTTGCTTTGAacggtactccagaagtatgagcaccaagatggcggacaccggaacatcaTATTTGCACCtgggtcagggttaggccataattttatttcaatttaccttactttagttctattacgagttcgggtactagccaagtgactcccgtagtatttgtacctgaaaatatggcctaacccaaacttggtacacatatatTTACCTTCTAAACTAGTCAGAATTGCATATAAATACTCAACAGTCGGTCAGTATGGATACTCACCACTGTACTCATCCTTATCCAGTCTTTCCAATCTTCTCAAATATATAAGAACTTCAACCCTATAGCTGTCCTCTTCTTGGCATGGATTATCGTTCAGCACGATGGCACGAAGAAGAGGAAGGGATACAAGTTTGTTCAACTCTTTGAGTGATGTGATATTGTTACCTCTGGAAAGTAAAAAATGAAGAtggaattttgtatttattccaTGGAAAGGCTTAATCATACAGCTTTAGTTAGTCTACTAGGTCAACGTCTTCGCAGGGGACACTCAATGAATTTTaagggtcgcaaagagtacaccaatttcacaaAAAGTATTGGGTCTGCAGCTCCGAACATAAAAATTAGTGTCAACCAGATCGTCGCAGGAGAGGCAAGAGAAAAGAATGTGGCTTACCCTTCCAGTAATGAGAGCATCGGGTAAAATGGCGAAAAAAGCAACACAGACAAGAGCACAAATCATTATGTATTCTTACCCATGTGCGAACCTTTTCAAacaaactgtcggattaggattttatgtttGATGGGAAAAAATGAGTGTTGACAACACAAAATGGCTCAGTGGACTAGATTGTGGCCGACGGGATACCTGTTGCACACTAATAGTTCAAAGCAGGTTCAAAAAGTTACTTTAATGAACAATATCtacagtattacaaaagcaaaagttgaaaacaatatgcctcgtacagtagtgggattcagccgattcgcaccggttctatagaaccgtctcatagaattttatgagatcagcgaaccggttagcattacatgactctttgtaacagaaccgcctgaaaatatgacatttgtatgatggaactggctgacaaaaaatttgaatcccaccactggcctcgtactaaaaaaaaaattaatcgcaatttcaaaaatttcgttGAGCTATTGAGCATTAAAATTaagttttagtttggttgttgcAGCAACAGACAAGCTAGACTGAATTACTAAACAGGTCGGATTCGACCCATGGGCGTTAGTCTGCCCATGTCAGGTTCAAAGCCTCAGTAATCTTAAGCAATTCAATGGTCAACTGCGAAGATCACCCAATTCACTACTGAATGAAATGGGTTCCACTTGCTTCTGAGTGGGCGCAcattagaggtaagatcgggcccaaaaattccgACCCTGGCCCatgggtattaaacccgacccgagcccgactaattaactgaaTTTGCGGGTCTAAGCCCGAAGCAAACCtaaaattccatattttattaaggagttctttgaattgtcattgcgAGAGTTCAGTACAGTCTGTGTCAtgttgatgaggcaacttctgttttatttttgcaaaccacggtctctcgtggccaagacgtcttatttaaaaaaaaagtcagcgatggagaagcccgacccgaacgtaatgattgacatttcaggcccgggTCGGGCTCAGGCCTCACATTTTAGCTCTAGCGCTCATGAgcaattttctcaaaaaaaagAGCAAGTCACCTCAAGTTAATATATTGGAGAGACTTCATTTGATCTGAGAAGCCATCTAGTGTCGAGATCTGATTATCTCTAAGGTGAAGAAGAGTGAGTTTCTCAAGACGTTCGAGTCCTTCGATTGACTTGATTATATTCGCAGCAAGATAAAGGTTCTTTAGATTAGGAAGGTATATCCCAGCTGTAGACTCTGGAATATAATGCAAATTCcatgttaggataggatttacatatttatcccggggagacgAAAGtggataagacgacttaattatatggcgaaccatggcctctcgtctggttacgagttcatgtcgagtatgggattagttagctagttatttgttttcggaagcatggacttgatagtggaggaaaTCGTATTAGAgtgatatttctttttattagGCGCGTCACTCTCTAAATAAGACGCTGTACCAGCATTTCTAcacctgttttattttttaaactccATTGAAATCGGCAACATCATGTGTGCTCCCATAAGAAAATTGCAGggaaataaatgcaaaaatagcAAAATCGTTGCACCGTTTTTACTTAGCTTTCTAATTACCAGGTTAGACCGTACCAGCTAGCAGCGTTTcgagctacgaaaaattgctatacagggagtcctcgggttacgacggtcgcgacttacgatgtttcgaggttacgaacgcaccccattaaaaatataaaagatgatactgtactgtacagtatttgcttttattcataatgtgatatgaaattgttttctgtttttttaataaagtacttttttgcattatttgtacattttattacagtaccatactttacaatacagtacgatatGTGTAGAGTAATTTGGGcactgtacagtataatgtttcgacttacactgaaattcgggttacatcGCGTCTCGAGAACGTAACAACGTCATAAGTCGAGGACAAAAACTGATacaaaaactgttttttttgcACTTCTAAAAAAAGGGACAATTTGATTCCTAAACAATATCCCCCCCCTGATCCTTAGTATGGCCGAGGTATTCAACTATTAGTTACCTAGTTTATTTCCTCTCAATTCCAAGGTATGAAGATTTGTCAGAGTTCCTGGGTGAAGTCCAGATATCGATGTGATCTGATTCGAATTCAAGTTTAACTGCTCGAGTAATGGATGCTCAACTCCTGtaaaaacatgaataaataataaattgaatggaatCGTCAAAGCTGATAAGACCGattaatcatatagcgaaccatGGACTCTCGTCCGGTTCCAAGTTACATAGTTTAATTACCATATTTCATGGCTAATAAGTCTACCCGGCAAATAAGACAATGTCAATTCTTGGCACTCAAAAGGAGGGTCTTTCCATATAGCCGTCCAATAGGACGGGGTAGAAAACTTGCTTTACTGTTGGTCAGCTAAACACTATTATGcgataataattttatatggttataaccagatcatgtttatttggtagaatcatactcccagaattaactatttttttaaataaagcgttaattttaagttaaaaagcggcaatcattttgaacaacctaTTAGCCCAAACACTGAAATAACATCTAAATAAGGTGTGATAGGAGtacactgtacgtccatgggtttatttcacagctgtgttttcctgtctgTGTCGTTTTTCGTCGAACCGGCAAAACGGAAGGGTCATATATCACTTTATCTCCGTGGCCGTATTTTTCTTTAAAGTACCGATAACGATGGACGTGAATGGGGAGGGAGTGCTTCATGACACCAACCAGTTATTACTACATGGCAGTTTTTA
This genomic interval from Styela clava chromosome 15, kaStyClav1.hap1.2, whole genome shotgun sequence contains the following:
- the LOC120334048 gene encoding leucine-rich repeat-containing protein 23-like codes for the protein MSDESDVGEEITEPRTTEAEGDEKLPDNPLIQDVIPECLSLLCKIGSGLTHAYVRLDVHDRDITDIQLLKSFIHVRYVDLSGNFLRDITPLNHLTNMLTLKADKNQLTSPKLEALPFLQIANFANNKITSTEGVEHPLLEQLNLNSNQITSISGLHPGTLTNLHTLELRGNKLESTAGIYLPNLKNLYLAANIIKSIEGLERLEKLTLLHLRDNQISTLDGFSDQMKSLQYINLRGNNITSLKELNKLVSLPLLRAIVLNDNPCQEEDSYRVEVLIYLRRLERLDKDEYSGEERTEAEDIHEQRRQEELLLKGEEGGEEEGEAAAED